The DNA window GCGGCTGGGTCATCGATTGCCAGGGCGATCAAGACCCCTCCATCAAGTGCTTTCCTAGATAACCCCTCAGACCCTTTGCTCATCCTTCCTTCTCTCCGAGATCAACTCGGCGTAAAGGGTATTGAAGTCCACCCCCTCGACGGGTTTGCAGAAAAGTTCAAAAAGCTCTGTTCTTCTAATGCTCCGCTCATATGCTATGGTTAAATATGATATAACCTCGTCGAAGTCGACGCGCCTGCCTGTCTTCTTTTGAAGGTCTGCCGCTATGCTCGGCAGCTTCCTCCTGTTCTCATCGGTAATAGCTATGGTGACCTTCCTTTAGTATAAGGATTATATATCTTATAAATTTTGGGTTTAATATGAGCCCTTTGAACTTATCTTAAGGGGAGACCATCTCCAATGACGCCCTATGAATTCCTTCAATTATTCCTTTTTCATCGTTTTTCTGTGGAAGAGGATGCTCGATCGATGAATAATGTTGTGATTCCCAATGCTCATGAAACTATTAGAATTTCCTCATCTGTTAAATAGATTTATCGATGAATTTGGCCAAAGATGTATAAATGTCAAGTTTTTCTATTTATTTTTAAGTATATCTTTTCCTTCTTTTTCTATGGCCTCCATCCACTTAGAGCTCTTTATCTGATCATATTCTGTTTTTGAAACTATGTGAAGCTCTACCCTTGGGAGCATCAAACTTTTCATCAGTTTTTTGTAAACCTTATCCTTGTCGCAAATTTGCTCTTCGTGAACTATAAGTATATCTATGTCGCTTGCCACCGTTTGCCTACCGGTGGCGTAGGAGCCGAATAGGGCGACCCTTACAAGCCCTAACTCATCCTTTAATGAAAAGGTCACCTCCCTTATCCTTTTGATTACCTCCTCCTGGCTAAAATCTGGATAGAATATCCTTGCAGAACCTGAGGATGCTCTCGGCATAAGCCACCAACCTCTCTGCTTCCCTCTTAGTGTACCTCCTCCTAGGAGATGAGGAGGGGTGAGCATTCGGGTATCTGGTCGGGATGTAGGCCTTATCGAGCTCTAATGCGTGGTCCAGCAGCTCCTCTTCAACCTCCACCCTTTCCCTCAGAGCCTGAAGGAGATCATATACTGAGTGCCCCCAGGCTTCAGCGCCCATCTTCTGGAATACAGCCTTCACTGCCTTCTCCGCTGACTGCTGAGATGAGAAGCAGGCCCAATCATAAAAGCCTGTTCTTATATCGTTCTTGGCGTGTTCTAGATCACCTTCGGCCTGATCGATCCAGTCCTTGCTCCTTTCCACCACATTTAAAGTTAAAACCTTATTATTATTTAAAGTTAGAATTGTGAACCTCCTAAACACAAGCCATCCGAGATTATTTTAAAGATTTTAGTATAATTGCTTGGTAGTTTAATAGAAAACTCATGGTAATTTCAAATAACTAACTGATTAATAAATTGAAGTTTTTATTAAAAATTCCAAATTAATTTACAAAGCCCGCCTCAAAGAACGATGCACGAGTTTTATTTCATGATTTTCATCGTGGTTGATAGATATGCTATTAGAGTTATTGAGGGTATTTCGAGGAGGGCTGAGTATATTGTCAGGTATAGGGGGTTCAGTTCATGTAGGGCTCCTATGATTAGGCCCCCCAGCATCCAAGAGGTTCCATATATAAGGCCGTAAACCCCGTAGGCAAAGGCCCTCTTAGATTCGTGGACTAGGCCTGGTATCGCAGCCCTTATGCTCGTCTCATATATCCCCATAACCACTCCCCAGAGGATTGCAGCAGAATAAACATACATCTTGGAGCCGTTGAGGAGCGCCGGTGGGATCAGGGCTGCTGCTACTGGAGTTATGATCAGGGATTTGATGCCTATCTTATCATAGAGGAAACCTGCTGGAAATGCTATGATAGCATCAACTGCCATGGCAAGAGCATATAGCATCGCTATCTCGGGGTCTCCGACTATCTGAGCATCCTTTAGGTGGTATGAAACTATGGACCATGGCAGGTAGCCTGCCGTCATCAATGATAGGGCTATGGAGAATAGCTTGAACTCTCTCCCTAACCCCCACCCTATTACCGGCCTCTCGACGCTTATGGATTGAACCCGGGGGTACATCGTGGCGGCTATAGTTAGGGATGCCATGGAGGCTATGGCGGGTATGGATAGGACTAGGAAGGCTGGGGAGTAGTTTCCTCCCGAGCCTGTTATGGCTAGGGTTACTATTATGGGGCCCGCGAAGGCTCCTAGCTGGTCCATGACCTCATGGAGGCCGAATCCCTTCCCCCTCCCCAACCCCTCCACGACCTCTGAGAGGATGACATCCCTAGAGGGGGTCCTCAAGCCCTTCCCTATCCTCTCCATGAAGAGAAGGGCCAGGGCGATCTCCCATCTTCCGGCGAAGGCTAGAGAGGGGACTGCGACTAGATTGATTAGATATCCGCTTATTGTGAAGAGCCATAGGACCCTGGAGGATCTGAGGCGGTCTGCGGCCAATCCGCTTACGAACCTCATGATATAGCCTAGGAACTCGCCTATTACGATGGCCCCAGCTACGAGGCCGGTCCCCTCCAAAACCTTTATATA is part of the Candidatus Bathyarchaeota archaeon genome and encodes:
- a CDS encoding nucleotidyltransferase domain-containing protein; this encodes MPRASSGSARIFYPDFSQEEVIKRIREVTFSLKDELGLVRVALFGSYATGRQTVASDIDILIVHEEQICDKDKVYKKLMKSLMLPRVELHIVSKTEYDQIKSSKWMEAIEKEGKDILKNK
- a CDS encoding HEPN domain-containing protein — encoded protein: MERSKDWIDQAEGDLEHAKNDIRTGFYDWACFSSQQSAEKAVKAVFQKMGAEAWGHSVYDLLQALRERVEVEEELLDHALELDKAYIPTRYPNAHPSSSPRRRYTKREAERLVAYAESILRFCKDILSRF
- a CDS encoding MFS transporter, which encodes MRKAFTVFIMLGLVSLFADITYEGARSISGAYIKVLEGTGLVAGAIVIGEFLGYIMRFVSGLAADRLRSSRVLWLFTISGYLINLVAVPSLAFAGRWEIALALLFMERIGKGLRTPSRDVILSEVVEGLGRGKGFGLHEVMDQLGAFAGPIIVTLAITGSGGNYSPAFLVLSIPAIASMASLTIAATMYPRVQSISVERPVIGWGLGREFKLFSIALSLMTAGYLPWSIVSYHLKDAQIVGDPEIAMLYALAMAVDAIIAFPAGFLYDKIGIKSLIITPVAAALIPPALLNGSKMYVYSAAILWGVVMGIYETSIRAAIPGLVHESKRAFAYGVYGLIYGTSWMLGGLIIGALHELNPLYLTIYSALLEIPSITLIAYLSTTMKIMK